The following proteins are encoded in a genomic region of Limosilactobacillus reuteri subsp. reuteri:
- a CDS encoding YbhB/YbcL family Raf kinase inhibitor-like protein, which translates to MQISVPLINGMLADEYGKYAPAADMLADHPIKSFPIKITDAPADTKTFALVFIDYDSTPVCGFTWIHWLAANIPATLTDIPANASRELADKFVQGNNSNAGSLVNGNPLITSGYVGPQPPDKIHDYTLMVFALDDTLPLKNKYWLNDFIHAAKGHILAKAQIDLPSRA; encoded by the coding sequence ATGCAAATCTCAGTACCATTAATTAATGGGATGTTAGCAGATGAATATGGTAAATATGCGCCAGCAGCTGATATGCTAGCTGACCATCCAATCAAGTCATTTCCAATTAAAATTACCGACGCACCAGCAGATACAAAGACATTTGCACTCGTCTTTATTGATTATGACTCAACACCTGTCTGTGGTTTTACTTGGATCCACTGGTTAGCCGCCAACATTCCAGCAACGTTAACAGATATCCCTGCAAATGCTAGTCGAGAATTAGCAGACAAATTTGTTCAAGGAAATAATAGCAATGCCGGCTCGTTGGTTAATGGAAACCCATTGATTACTAGTGGTTATGTGGGTCCACAACCTCCCGACAAAATTCACGATTATACTTTAATGGTGTTTGCGTTAGACGATACTCTACCCTTAAAAAATAAATACTGGCTTAATGACTTCATCCACGCAGCCAAGGGTCATATTCTAGCAAAAGCACAAATTGATTTGCCAAGTCGTGCATGA
- a CDS encoding DedA family protein, whose amino-acid sequence MNAWITEFINQFGYFAIALLIALENVFPPLPSEIILTMSGFMTTTTSLSIIGVIIAATIGSLIGALILYALGRQLTVKRLERLLSHRLFKLLGFHQDDAKKAVDWFNKHGTGGILYGRCIPVIRSLISIPAGIAQTSLGKFCLLTTIGSAIWNTLLVVLGAWVGQSWNKIVIIFNDYTTVAIIIMAIVGLYFAYRWYQKRIKKPKFQE is encoded by the coding sequence ATGAACGCTTGGATAACGGAATTTATTAATCAGTTTGGTTATTTTGCAATTGCCTTACTAATTGCCCTTGAAAATGTCTTTCCACCGCTACCATCCGAAATTATCCTTACAATGAGCGGATTCATGACGACCACCACTTCATTATCAATTATTGGTGTAATTATCGCCGCAACAATTGGTTCGCTTATCGGGGCACTTATCTTATATGCCCTTGGTCGCCAGTTAACTGTTAAACGTCTCGAACGTCTTCTTAGTCATCGCTTATTTAAACTTCTAGGCTTTCATCAAGATGATGCTAAAAAAGCAGTCGATTGGTTTAATAAACATGGGACAGGTGGCATTCTCTATGGCCGCTGCATTCCCGTTATCCGCAGTTTAATCTCTATTCCTGCTGGGATCGCGCAAACTTCATTAGGGAAATTCTGCCTTCTCACTACGATCGGAAGCGCAATTTGGAATACACTGCTTGTCGTTCTCGGCGCTTGGGTCGGCCAATCGTGGAATAAAATTGTCATAATCTTTAATGATTATACAACCGTTGCTATCATCATTATGGCGATCGTTGGTTTATACTTTGCTTATCGGTGGTATCAAAAAAGAATAAAAAAACCTAAATTTCAAGAATAA
- a CDS encoding galactokinase, translated as MDKQQFLAEYQDVFKEPGKDVFFSPGRINVIGEHTDYNGGHVFPCAISIGTYGVYGPREDTTVAIYSANSAKEEDSKIITFDINDTEPQNAKDEKWVNYFKGMLVYLKQRGFKIDHGFNLYIHGFLPYGSGLSSSASIEMLMGNILKDEFNLDIDEIELVKLGQKTENDFVGLNSGIMDQFAVGMGKENNAIYLDCNTLEYKYLPLELGDYEIIIMSTNKNHSLAGSKYNERVQECEEAVKRLNKKLDINKLGELDSDTFDQYTYLIDDDTLIRRARHAVSENERTKKAIDAMEKGDLEELGRLINASHVSLKYDYEVTGKELDTLAENAWNQPGCLGARMVGGGFAGSAIAIVKKSEAENFKKNVGKIYRDKIGYDASFYDAEVVDGPHKL; from the coding sequence ATGGATAAGCAACAATTTTTAGCTGAATACCAAGACGTGTTTAAAGAACCGGGTAAGGATGTATTCTTTTCACCAGGCCGAATTAATGTAATCGGGGAACATACTGATTATAATGGCGGCCATGTTTTTCCATGTGCGATCAGTATTGGAACCTATGGGGTATATGGTCCGCGTGAAGATACAACAGTAGCCATTTACTCAGCTAATTCGGCAAAAGAAGAAGATAGTAAGATTATTACTTTTGACATTAATGATACAGAACCGCAAAATGCTAAAGATGAAAAGTGGGTTAACTACTTTAAGGGGATGTTGGTTTATCTAAAGCAACGGGGCTTCAAGATTGATCACGGATTTAACTTATACATCCACGGTTTTCTTCCTTATGGTTCAGGCTTATCGTCATCAGCATCAATTGAAATGTTGATGGGAAATATCTTGAAGGATGAATTTAATCTTGATATTGATGAAATTGAATTAGTTAAACTTGGCCAAAAGACTGAAAATGATTTCGTTGGTCTTAATTCCGGAATCATGGACCAATTTGCTGTCGGAATGGGTAAAGAAAATAACGCAATTTATCTTGACTGCAACACTCTTGAATATAAGTATCTGCCGCTTGAACTTGGCGATTATGAAATCATTATCATGAGTACTAATAAGAACCACTCCTTAGCTGGTTCCAAATACAACGAACGGGTCCAAGAATGCGAAGAAGCAGTTAAACGTCTTAACAAGAAGCTTGATATTAACAAACTTGGGGAATTAGACTCCGATACATTTGATCAATACACTTACTTAATTGATGATGACACACTGATTCGTCGTGCCCGTCATGCAGTTAGTGAAAATGAACGGACAAAGAAAGCCATTGATGCAATGGAAAAGGGCGATCTTGAAGAATTAGGCCGTCTGATCAATGCTTCTCATGTATCACTTAAATATGATTATGAAGTGACTGGTAAAGAGCTTGACACCTTAGCAGAAAACGCATGGAATCAACCAGGCTGCCTTGGTGCTCGAATGGTCGGCGGTGGATTTGCCGGCAGTGCGATTGCCATTGTTAAGAAGTCAGAAGCAGAAAACTTCAAAAAGAATGTTGGAAAGATCTACCGGGACAAGATTGGTTACGATGCCAGTTTCTATGATGCTGAAGTTGTTGATGGACCACATAAGCTTTAA
- a CDS encoding tyrosine-protein phosphatase, translated as MANQRLLPIKNGYNFRDLGGYPTADGHQIKWHRLIRTGSLARLDQTDLTVLDNIPISLDIDLRAPDEVKKDPDRVPSQAKYYHLPVFEADETDASHSDEEIAAQMQQPGNGYHHMIDVYHRMTTAASAKQAYQKLFNLLLNNEHGALLFHCTAGKDRTGMAAYLILSALGVEQKIIMEDYLLTNTVTQEFRNHWLQDMRNHGASEALVTNRAALASVAPDYLNTAIKSITQNYGNVNQYLNNYLDITPTEIKDLRKLYLD; from the coding sequence ATGGCTAACCAACGCTTACTTCCAATAAAGAATGGCTATAATTTTCGTGATCTTGGAGGTTATCCCACAGCAGATGGGCATCAAATCAAATGGCATCGGCTTATTCGTACAGGCTCACTTGCTCGTTTAGATCAAACTGATCTCACTGTTTTAGATAATATTCCTATTTCTCTAGATATCGACCTCCGCGCTCCCGATGAAGTAAAGAAAGACCCTGATCGAGTGCCTTCCCAAGCAAAGTATTATCATTTACCTGTTTTTGAAGCCGATGAAACAGATGCCTCGCATAGTGATGAAGAAATCGCCGCGCAGATGCAACAGCCAGGAAACGGTTATCACCATATGATTGATGTTTATCACCGAATGACCACGGCTGCTTCAGCCAAGCAAGCTTACCAGAAATTATTTAATCTCTTATTGAATAATGAACATGGTGCCTTGTTATTTCATTGTACTGCTGGTAAAGATCGGACAGGGATGGCTGCTTATCTTATCCTCAGTGCCCTCGGGGTTGAGCAAAAGATTATTATGGAAGATTACCTGCTAACGAATACTGTTACTCAAGAGTTTCGTAATCACTGGTTGCAAGACATGCGTAATCACGGCGCTAGCGAGGCACTAGTGACAAACCGGGCAGCCCTTGCCTCAGTAGCTCCTGATTACCTAAATACAGCAATCAAAAGCATTACCCAAAATTACGGAAACGTTAATCAATATCTTAATAATTACCTTGATATTACGCCTACCGAAATAAAAGATTTACGAAAATTGTATTTAGATTAG
- a CDS encoding LacI family DNA-binding transcriptional regulator: MAVTLHDIADKAGVSIATVSRILNNDVTLSVNEKTRQRVLATAEEFNYTKHKRARNNQVQRVAVVQWYSLTQELDDLYYMAIRMGIERAAQQQGLQTVPVYQNNMEEIPRDVTGIIAIGKFSDSQVQALRLVTSNIVFVDYDSLAAGYDCLVPDFENAVRSVISEFVSEGINDIGMLAGTEKTTDQQIVPDLRRFYFESNLRQQNLYHPEFIFAGNYTSMSGYNAMKKAIATLGDRMPHGIFVANDPMAVGALKAIQEAKINVPNRIALISFNDTAIVKYVYPSMSTVHVATDEMAHAAVDMMIKRLQNPNNDPCKTVVGTHLIKRQTTR; encoded by the coding sequence ATGGCAGTAACATTACATGATATCGCGGATAAAGCAGGGGTCTCTATTGCGACTGTATCGCGAATTTTAAATAATGATGTGACGCTTTCTGTAAATGAAAAGACACGTCAGCGAGTGTTAGCCACTGCCGAAGAGTTTAACTATACTAAGCATAAGCGAGCACGCAATAACCAAGTACAACGAGTAGCTGTTGTTCAATGGTATTCTCTTACGCAGGAATTGGATGATTTGTATTACATGGCGATTCGGATGGGAATCGAACGAGCAGCTCAACAACAGGGACTACAGACGGTTCCGGTTTATCAAAATAATATGGAAGAAATTCCTCGCGATGTTACGGGCATCATCGCGATTGGAAAATTTAGTGATTCGCAAGTTCAAGCATTGCGGTTAGTAACTTCTAATATTGTGTTTGTTGATTACGATAGTTTGGCTGCCGGTTACGATTGCTTAGTACCGGACTTTGAAAATGCAGTGCGGTCAGTTATTTCAGAATTTGTTAGCGAAGGAATTAACGATATTGGTATGTTGGCAGGAACTGAAAAGACAACGGACCAACAAATTGTTCCTGATTTGCGGCGATTCTATTTTGAAAGTAACTTACGTCAACAAAACCTTTATCATCCAGAATTTATATTTGCTGGCAACTACACCTCGATGTCAGGATATAACGCGATGAAAAAGGCAATTGCGACGCTTGGTGACCGTATGCCGCATGGAATCTTTGTAGCAAATGATCCGATGGCAGTTGGCGCGCTTAAAGCGATTCAAGAAGCCAAAATTAACGTTCCGAATCGAATCGCTCTGATTAGTTTTAACGATACGGCAATAGTTAAGTATGTTTATCCAAGTATGTCAACAGTACATGTTGCCACTGATGAAATGGCGCATGCCGCAGTTGATATGATGATTAAACGGCTGCAGAATCCCAATAATGATCCATGTAAGACAGTTGTCGGAACTCACTTGATCAAACGGCAAACAACCCGATAG
- a CDS encoding SGNH/GDSL hydrolase family protein produces MKKYQPTDLIKFASRTGRWTVKKINNMPTLYTTNLGSYLRFKVSNAKKCQISVLPNQNSLSPSQVFAFRIDGGKWQRAQASLEKIDIPLDSTLHTIEIMAAGNTDIDEVWQGNEGFAIKNIYLDTGEIMAAPQRPVVNFIGDSITAGCWVVGNHPAVDYRPETNYAGICADLLDVDSVRIAYSAGGVLRSATGGVPTADAFLGKIDAQTSWTPNHPDLNVINLGVNDRRFPLAQFIAAFDLFIQQVKLTFPHSPLAIMIPFSQTFASEIRKIATKHACSIIETKTWHHSFTDGLHPDQAGAITEGKMLAQALQPLLPQFSVQ; encoded by the coding sequence ATGAAGAAATATCAACCAACCGATCTAATTAAATTTGCTTCACGTACTGGACGCTGGACCGTTAAAAAGATTAATAATATGCCCACCTTATACACCACTAACCTTGGCAGCTACCTTCGTTTTAAGGTTTCAAATGCTAAAAAATGTCAAATTTCTGTTTTGCCAAATCAAAATTCCCTATCTCCTAGCCAAGTGTTTGCTTTTCGAATTGATGGCGGAAAGTGGCAACGGGCACAAGCTAGCTTAGAAAAAATTGATATTCCACTTGATTCGACATTACATACTATCGAAATAATGGCAGCCGGTAATACCGATATTGACGAAGTATGGCAAGGTAATGAAGGCTTTGCAATTAAAAATATTTATCTCGATACCGGCGAAATTATGGCAGCCCCGCAGCGTCCTGTGGTCAACTTTATCGGTGATTCAATCACAGCCGGTTGTTGGGTAGTTGGCAATCACCCTGCCGTTGACTACCGACCAGAAACTAACTATGCGGGAATCTGTGCAGACCTGCTTGACGTCGATAGTGTTCGAATAGCCTACTCTGCTGGAGGAGTGCTAAGATCTGCTACTGGCGGGGTACCAACTGCCGATGCCTTTTTAGGAAAAATTGATGCTCAAACATCATGGACGCCTAATCATCCTGATCTCAATGTGATTAATTTAGGTGTTAATGACCGTCGATTCCCCCTAGCTCAATTTATTGCCGCTTTCGATCTTTTTATCCAACAAGTTAAGCTAACCTTTCCCCATTCTCCTTTAGCTATTATGATTCCTTTTAGTCAGACTTTTGCTTCTGAAATTCGAAAAATCGCTACTAAACATGCCTGTTCGATAATTGAAACCAAAACTTGGCACCATAGTTTCACTGATGGGCTCCATCCTGATCAAGCGGGCGCTATTACTGAAGGAAAAATGCTTGCACAAGCTTTACAACCGCTTTTACCTCAATTCAGTGTACAATAG
- a CDS encoding UDP-glucose--hexose-1-phosphate uridylyltransferase, whose protein sequence is MKLMEKFADQVIASGTYEPLDRIYVLNKIRGFVGDEDVEAKDDEPVVNQLVDLAVKRGKIDDGQTAKEILNDQLYDLMTPTPSVVNHKFWEKYQQSPSTATDWFYNLCTSNDYVKVAAIKKNVVFDKPTKYGNLEITINLSKPEKDPKAIAAAAHDTAKKYPQCALCMENEGYRGRLGQAARSNHRIIRITVGGQQWGFQYSPYAYFHEHCIFLDSKHEPMKINRQTLINLVEIEKQFPDYFVGSNADLPIVGGSMLAHEHYQGGKHIFPMMKASIKKELHFAEYPAVDAGIVNWPMSDIRLTSTDTEQLIDLGTHIIKVWDQYSDESLGIKAFDGQTRHHTVTPIIHREDDKFVLDLVLRDNNTNDEYPLGIFHPHEKLWHIKKENIGLIEVMGRAILPARLKDELNEVKKFWLGAENKIADSHLPWAKEVQSGINITADNVDEVMEQELANVFANVLENAGVFKDDAAGNEGWQRFVDALK, encoded by the coding sequence ATGAAGTTAATGGAAAAGTTTGCTGACCAAGTGATTGCTAGTGGAACTTATGAACCACTCGACCGAATCTATGTTTTAAACAAGATTCGGGGCTTTGTTGGTGATGAAGATGTTGAAGCTAAAGATGATGAACCAGTTGTTAACCAACTCGTTGATCTAGCTGTTAAACGCGGCAAAATTGATGATGGTCAAACTGCTAAAGAAATTTTAAACGATCAGCTTTATGACTTGATGACCCCAACGCCATCAGTAGTCAATCATAAGTTCTGGGAAAAGTACCAACAATCTCCATCAACCGCGACTGATTGGTTCTATAACCTATGTACCAGCAACGACTATGTTAAAGTAGCTGCTATCAAAAAGAATGTTGTCTTTGATAAACCAACTAAGTACGGCAATCTTGAAATTACCATCAATCTTTCAAAGCCGGAAAAGGATCCCAAAGCAATTGCAGCAGCTGCTCATGATACCGCCAAGAAGTACCCACAATGTGCCCTTTGCATGGAAAATGAGGGTTACAGGGGACGCCTTGGACAAGCAGCACGAAGCAACCACCGTATTATTCGGATAACAGTAGGTGGACAACAATGGGGATTCCAGTATTCACCATATGCTTACTTCCACGAACACTGTATCTTCCTCGATAGTAAGCACGAACCAATGAAGATCAATCGGCAAACTTTAATTAACTTGGTTGAAATCGAAAAGCAATTCCCAGACTATTTTGTTGGAAGTAATGCTGATTTACCAATTGTTGGTGGTTCGATGCTTGCTCATGAGCACTATCAAGGTGGGAAGCATATTTTCCCAATGATGAAAGCCTCCATTAAGAAAGAATTACACTTTGCTGAATATCCAGCTGTTGATGCGGGAATTGTTAACTGGCCAATGAGCGATATTCGTTTAACTAGTACAGATACTGAGCAACTAATAGATCTTGGTACACATATTATTAAGGTATGGGATCAATATAGTGATGAAAGTCTTGGCATTAAAGCTTTTGATGGACAGACGCGGCACCATACTGTTACCCCTATCATACATCGGGAGGACGATAAGTTTGTTCTTGATTTAGTTTTGCGGGATAATAATACTAATGATGAATATCCGCTTGGAATCTTCCACCCCCATGAAAAACTATGGCACATTAAAAAGGAAAATATTGGTTTGATTGAAGTGATGGGCCGAGCAATTTTACCAGCGCGGCTCAAAGATGAATTAAATGAAGTTAAGAAGTTTTGGCTTGGTGCTGAAAATAAGATTGCAGATAGTCATCTTCCATGGGCAAAAGAAGTTCAGTCAGGGATTAATATCACCGCGGATAATGTCGATGAGGTTATGGAACAAGAGCTTGCTAATGTCTTTGCCAATGTTCTAGAAAATGCGGGAGTCTTTAAGGATGATGCAGCTGGAAATGAAGGTTGGCAACGATTCGTTGATGCCTTAAAATAG